Proteins encoded by one window of Bubalus kerabau isolate K-KA32 ecotype Philippines breed swamp buffalo chromosome 22, PCC_UOA_SB_1v2, whole genome shotgun sequence:
- the LOC129636820 gene encoding glutathione S-transferase omega-1-like isoform X1, translating into MSGGSARSLGKGSDPPGPVPEGLIRVYSMRFCPYAQRTRLVLTAKGIRHEVININLKNKPEWFFKKNPSGLVPVLETSQGQLICESAITCEYLDEAYPEKKLLPGDPYEKACQKMVLESFSKVPLLISRILRTQNKEDCSGLKEELHKEITKLEEVLTDKKTTFFGGSSLSMIDYLIWPWFERLEALELNECVDHAPTLKLWMAAMKKDPTVSSLLTDVKTFQGFFNLYLQNSPEACDYGL; encoded by the exons ATGTCCGGAGGATCAGCTAGGAGCCTGGGCAAGG GAAGCGACCCCCCGGGGCCCGTCCCCGAGGGCCTGATCCGTGTCTACAGCATGAGGTTCTGCCCGTATGCCCAGAGGACTCGCCTGGTCCTGACGGCCAAGGGTATCCG GCATGAAGTCATCAACATCAACCTGAAAAATAAGCCTGAGTGGTTCTTCAAGAAGAATCCCTCAGGCCTGGTGCCGGTTCTGGAAACCAGTCAGGGTCAATTGATCTGTGAATCTGCCATCACTTGTGAGTACCTGGATGAAGCATATCCAGAGAAGAAGCTGTTGCCAGGTGACCCCTATGAGAAAGCTTGCCAAAAGATGGTCTTGGAGTCCTTTTCTAAG GTACCACTTTTGATATCGAGGATTCTTAGAACACAAAATAAGGAAGACTGCTCTGGCCTAAAAGAAGAATTGCATAAAGAAATCACCAAGCTAGAGGAG GTTCTGACTGATAAGAAGACAACCTTCTTTGGTGGCAGTTCTCTTTCTATGATTGATTACCTCATCTGGCCCTGGTTTGAACGGCTGGAAGCTCTGGAGTTGAATGA GTGCGTAGACCACGCTCCAACTCTTAAGCTGTGGATGGCAGCCATGAAGAAGGATCCCACAGTATCATCTCTCCTCACTGATGTGAAGACCTTTCAAGGTTTCTTCAACCTCTACTTGCAGAACAGCCCTGAGGCTTGTGACTATGGACTCTGA
- the LOC129636820 gene encoding glutathione S-transferase omega-1-like isoform X2, with protein sequence MRFCPYAQRTRLVLTAKGIRHEVININLKNKPEWFFKKNPSGLVPVLETSQGQLICESAITCEYLDEAYPEKKLLPGDPYEKACQKMVLESFSKVPLLISRILRTQNKEDCSGLKEELHKEITKLEEVLTDKKTTFFGGSSLSMIDYLIWPWFERLEALELNECVDHAPTLKLWMAAMKKDPTVSSLLTDVKTFQGFFNLYLQNSPEACDYGL encoded by the exons ATGAGGTTCTGCCCGTATGCCCAGAGGACTCGCCTGGTCCTGACGGCCAAGGGTATCCG GCATGAAGTCATCAACATCAACCTGAAAAATAAGCCTGAGTGGTTCTTCAAGAAGAATCCCTCAGGCCTGGTGCCGGTTCTGGAAACCAGTCAGGGTCAATTGATCTGTGAATCTGCCATCACTTGTGAGTACCTGGATGAAGCATATCCAGAGAAGAAGCTGTTGCCAGGTGACCCCTATGAGAAAGCTTGCCAAAAGATGGTCTTGGAGTCCTTTTCTAAG GTACCACTTTTGATATCGAGGATTCTTAGAACACAAAATAAGGAAGACTGCTCTGGCCTAAAAGAAGAATTGCATAAAGAAATCACCAAGCTAGAGGAG GTTCTGACTGATAAGAAGACAACCTTCTTTGGTGGCAGTTCTCTTTCTATGATTGATTACCTCATCTGGCCCTGGTTTGAACGGCTGGAAGCTCTGGAGTTGAATGA GTGCGTAGACCACGCTCCAACTCTTAAGCTGTGGATGGCAGCCATGAAGAAGGATCCCACAGTATCATCTCTCCTCACTGATGTGAAGACCTTTCAAGGTTTCTTCAACCTCTACTTGCAGAACAGCCCTGAGGCTTGTGACTATGGACTCTGA